The following DNA comes from Microbacterium foliorum.
CGCCGACCGCGCCGCCGAGTCGATGTACGTGAGCGGGGTGCTGCAGGCGGCTGCCCTCGACGTGGTGACCCAGCCCGCATGGCGGAGCCACCTGCGCGGGTTCCGCGATCAGCTGCGGACTCGGCGCGACCTGCTGCTCTCGAGCCTCGCCGAGCACGCTCCGACCGCGACCGTCGATGTGGTTCCCGCCGGCGGCCTCAACCTGTGGGCACGGCTTCCCGACGGAACCGATGTCGACGCGGTCGTCCGGGAGTGCGAGTCCCGCGGACTCGTCATCTCGCCCGGGGCGGAGTGGTTCCCGGCCGAGCCTTCGGGCGCCTATGTGCGCCTCAATTACGCCCACGCCGACCCGTCACGGTTCACGGAGGCGGCCGAGATCCTCGGCGGTGTCCTCGCGGCATCCTGACGGCTGCCCCATCGAGCGGCCACCTCGTCGAAGCCGACATTGCCGACTGAGACCCACCGCGTGCGCGTGGGTCTCAGGCAGAAAGGTGGGTCTGGTGCAGAAAGGTGGGTCTCGGGCGAGAAGGTGGATCTCGCCGGAAGGGCGGGCAATCAGCTCTCCGGCGGGCCCTCGGGGCGGTGCGCGCGACGACCCTGCACGACGACCGGCCGTCCTGCGCGCTCCTGCCCGGGCAGCGGTCGCGAGCGCCGACCGTAGATGAGCTCCGACGAATCGAGCAGCCACGGCACCAGCGTGATCGAGACCCCGTGCACGAGCATCAGCTGGTTGGCGAGGCGACGCGAGCGCCGGTTGTGCAGGAACGTCTCCCACCAGTGCCCCACGATGTACTGCGGCAGGTAGACCGTGACCACCGACGAGCCGTGCTTCTCGCGGTACTGGGTGATGAACTGCGTCACCGGCTGCGCGAACGACCGGAACGGCGACTCGACGATCACCAGCGGGATCGGCACCAGGTGGTCGGCCCAGTCCTTCTGCAACTGCGCGGCATCGTCGGATGCCACGGCGACGTGCACCGCCAGCGTCTTGCCGTGCTTGGCGGCGACCGCATAGTCGATCGCCTTGATGACCGGTTTCTGCAGGCGGTTGACGAGCACGATCGCCAGGTCGCCTGTCGCGCCGAACTTCGTCGTGTCGTCGATCGCGATCTCGTGCTCGACGTCGCGGTAGTACCGCTTCACGCCCATCATCAGGAACGCCAGCACCGGGATCGCGAAGAACACCAGATACGCGCCGTGCGTGAACTTCGTGATCGTCACGATCAGCAGCACGGCGACCGTCATCGCGGCGCCCACCGAGTTGATGATCAGACCGATCTTGGCCGAGCGGCGATCGGATGCCGAGGCGCCGTCGACCCCCGAGCCCGGCGTCTCCTCAGCCGGGCCGCGAAGGATGCGCCTCCAGTGACGCACCATGCCGATCTGCCCGAGCGAGAACGACACGAAGACGCCGATGATGTACAGCTGGATCAGCGTGGTGAGCTTCGCCTGGAAGATCACCAGCACGGCGATCGCCGCGATGCCGAGCATGATCATGCCGTTCGAGAACACCAGGCGGTCGCCGCGGGTGTTCAGCGACTTGGGGGCATAGCCGTCACGGGCGAGCACCGAGCCGAGCAGCGGGAAGCCGTTGAACGCCGTGTTCGCCGCGAGCAGCAGCACGCACGCGGTCGCCGCCTGGATGATGAAGAACAGGATGCTGCCGCCACCGAACGTCGCCGAGGCGATCTGCGCCATCAGGCTCGGCTGCGGGTTCGAGCAGTCGAACCCGATCAGGTCGCACGAGTTCTCGGCGTAGTGCACGCCGGTGATCAGCGCGAGCGCGGTGAGACCCGCAAACAGGCAGGCGGCGATCGAGCCCATCAGCACGAGCGTGGTCTGCGCGTTGCGCACCTTGGGCGTGCGGAAGGCGGGCACGCCGTTCGACACCGCCTCGACGCCGGTGAGGGCCGAGCATCCGCTCGAGAACGCGCGCAGGATCAGGAGGATGACGGCGGCCTGGCCGAGGTCTTCGGAGTGCACGGCGAACTCGGCGCTCGACGCCACCGGCGCATCACCGAGGAACGTGCGGAAGAGCCCCGTCACGATCATGAAGCCGACCGAGCCGATGAACACGTACGTCGGGATGGCGAAGACGAGCGAGGCCTCGCGCACCCCGCGCAGGTTCACGATGATGATCAGGATCACGAATCCGACCGCGAGCTCGACCCGCGCCGGGTCGAGCCCGGGCACGGCCGAGATGATGTTGTCGACACCGGAAGCGACCGACACGGCGACCGTCAGCACGTAGTCGACCAGCAGGGCCGCCGCCACGATGACGCCGGGAATCTCGCCGAGGTTCTTCGAGGCGACCTCGTAATCACCGCCACCCGACGGATAGGCCTTGATGAGCTGGCGGTAGCTGAGCACCACGACGATCAGCAGCACGACGACGGCCACCGCGACGATCGGCGTGAACGACAGGAAGGTGAGACCGCCGATGAGCAGGATCATCACGAGCTCCTGGGGCGCGTAGGCGACCGAGCTCAGCGCATCCGACGCGAAGATCGGCAGTGCCATCTTCTTCGGGAGCAGCTGATCATCGACCTGCGCGCTCGTCAGCGGGTCGCCGATCAGGATGCGCTTCACGCGAGGAGGAGCGTCTGTGTTGCCGCGGGTTTCTTCTGACACGTCGGGCGACACTACGCTCTCGAACGCTTCCCTCACGGGTTCCTCACGGAATCCCTACGGGTGCTCGGGCGTCCCTAACGGAATCCTCACGGCCCCCGGGTGCCGGTCTCCGTCAGTCCTGATGGGGGCGGGGCATGTACCACTCGGTGAAGGCGGTCGCCCGCCCCTCCGCATCGAGTCGGACGATCCAGAGGTTCACGTAGTCGCGCTCGTCCGGATACTTCGTGCGCCCCTCGATCACGACGAATTCATCGTCTTCGCGCACTATCCACCAGTCGAACGTCCACGTGTCCGGTTCGTCGAGGTCCTCGAGCCAGCCCGCGACGATGTCGGCTCGGCCGACGCGCGGCTCGGCGTCGGGGCTGGTGAGGTAGATCGCGTCTTCACTGAAGAGCGCGGCGATCTGCTGTGGATCGTTCGACCTCCAGGCCTCGACGTACGCCTCGGTCCACTTCTCTCCTGCGCTGGTCATGTCCTCCGTTCTAGACCCGGCCTCCGACATCGTCAAGGTTCTCGACTCCATCGACGATGCACAGCCACTTCCGATCACGGACGGATAACGTCGAAGGCATGACGTCCCTTCAGGTCACCGACGACGCGATCCAGCAGACTCGGGAGCTCCGCGACGAGTTCCAGCGCTTCCTGCGCGAATACGAGTTCGGCATGCGGGAGGTCGAGACGAAGATCGGGATCCTGCGCGACGAGTTCACGCACCACCACGCATACAACCCGATCGAGCACGTCAAGAGCCGGTTGAAGACTCCCGACAGCATCGTCGAGAAGATCGCCCGCAAGGGCATCGCCGAGCCGGACTTCGAGCGCATCCGCTCGGAGATCACCGACATCGCCGGCGTGCGCGTGACCTGCAGCTTCGTCGCCGACGTGTATCGCCTGTTCGACCTGCTCACCGCACAGGACGACGTCACGGTGCGCACCGTGAAGGACTACATCGCCACTCCGAAGGAGAACGGCTACAAGAGCCTGCACGCGATCATCGAGGTGCCGGTGTTCCTGTCGACCGGGGCGCTCGCGGTGCCGGTCGAGGTGCAGTTCCGCACGATCGCGATGGACTTCTGGGCCAGCCTCGAACACAAGATCTACTACAAGTTCTCGAACCAGGTGCCCTCGCACCTCGTCGAGAGCCTGACCGATGCGGCCGAGGCCGCCGCGGAGCTCGACAGTCGGATGGAGCGCCTGCACCGCGAGGCCCACGGCGTGCCGCAGCGCCAGCTCGCGCCGCCGCCCCCGCCGCACGTCGTGCAGGTCTGACCCGCCGCCCGCGAGCGCGGCGGTGTTGCCCGCAGTCGCACACCCCTGGGAACATGGGCAGGTGGTGAAAACGCAGCAGCCCCCGGTCTCCGACGTCGAGCAGATCATCGGGGAGCTCCCCGGTCTCGATGATCGCGGGCGCCAGCTCTGCGAGTGCGACCACGGTGACGACGAGGCGTATGCCGCGTGCGGACGCAAGGCCAAGTGGCGCGTGACCGTCGACTGCGTCTGCGGGGAGAACCACCCTCGTCGTGTCGAGATCCTCTGCTCCAGATGCCTGCGCACCCTGCGTCAGCTGCAGGACCGCGACACCATCACCGCGCGCCGCCTCTAGCGACAGCTCTCACGCGACCATCCGTTCGCGTCTCCGCTCCGAACAACCGCTGACCACACCGTCGGCGGTGCGAAGGAGCAGACCATGGCACAGCGCAGCAAAGACCCTCAGCGCAGCAAGGGCAGACGATTCATCTTCTGGGCCGCACTCTCGGGTGTGATCAGCGGAGCCGTCTTCCTCGCCA
Coding sequences within:
- a CDS encoding APC family permease, which produces MSPDVSEETRGNTDAPPRVKRILIGDPLTSAQVDDQLLPKKMALPIFASDALSSVAYAPQELVMILLIGGLTFLSFTPIVAVAVVVLLIVVVLSYRQLIKAYPSGGGDYEVASKNLGEIPGVIVAAALLVDYVLTVAVSVASGVDNIISAVPGLDPARVELAVGFVILIIIVNLRGVREASLVFAIPTYVFIGSVGFMIVTGLFRTFLGDAPVASSAEFAVHSEDLGQAAVILLILRAFSSGCSALTGVEAVSNGVPAFRTPKVRNAQTTLVLMGSIAACLFAGLTALALITGVHYAENSCDLIGFDCSNPQPSLMAQIASATFGGGSILFFIIQAATACVLLLAANTAFNGFPLLGSVLARDGYAPKSLNTRGDRLVFSNGMIMLGIAAIAVLVIFQAKLTTLIQLYIIGVFVSFSLGQIGMVRHWRRILRGPAEETPGSGVDGASASDRRSAKIGLIINSVGAAMTVAVLLIVTITKFTHGAYLVFFAIPVLAFLMMGVKRYYRDVEHEIAIDDTTKFGATGDLAIVLVNRLQKPVIKAIDYAVAAKHGKTLAVHVAVASDDAAQLQKDWADHLVPIPLVIVESPFRSFAQPVTQFITQYREKHGSSVVTVYLPQYIVGHWWETFLHNRRSRRLANQLMLVHGVSITLVPWLLDSSELIYGRRSRPLPGQERAGRPVVVQGRRAHRPEGPPES
- a CDS encoding nuclear transport factor 2 family protein; translation: MTSAGEKWTEAYVEAWRSNDPQQIAALFSEDAIYLTSPDAEPRVGRADIVAGWLEDLDEPDTWTFDWWIVREDDEFVVIEGRTKYPDERDYVNLWIVRLDAEGRATAFTEWYMPRPHQD
- a CDS encoding GTP pyrophosphokinase, with protein sequence MTSLQVTDDAIQQTRELRDEFQRFLREYEFGMREVETKIGILRDEFTHHHAYNPIEHVKSRLKTPDSIVEKIARKGIAEPDFERIRSEITDIAGVRVTCSFVADVYRLFDLLTAQDDVTVRTVKDYIATPKENGYKSLHAIIEVPVFLSTGALAVPVEVQFRTIAMDFWASLEHKIYYKFSNQVPSHLVESLTDAAEAAAELDSRMERLHREAHGVPQRQLAPPPPPHVVQV